A stretch of DNA from Halobacteriovorax sp. JY17:
TAGAGAGGAAATTTTTCATTTTCTAGACAGTAGCGCGGGAAGTATTTCATCTGTCAAAATGGGCCTAGAAATTTTCAACCTCTATGGTAGAGAATTTGTAAAAGAAATCAATAGTAAGTATGGGGTAGATATTTTCCTTGATTTAAAATTACACGATATTCCAAACACCGTAAGTAAGGCCATTAAGTCTTTAGAAGGACTTCCAATTAAGTTTCTAACGATTCATCTAAGTGGTGGATTGAATATGATTAAATCCAGCATTGAATCTAGAGATCAATATCTTCCAAATTGTAAGGTCCTAGGAGTGAGTATTCTGACCTCTCTAGATGAAAACGATATAGAAAGTATATGGGGAGTAAGAGACTCGAAGGATCTTTTTTTTAAACTCTTTAGTCTCGCGAACCTAGCGGGAGCTGATGGCGTGGTTTGTTCTCCCAATGAATTAAATATTTTAAATGAATTAGATCACAATCTCATATCAATGTGTCCAGGAATTCGCTTTCAAGATGAGATAGATCAGCAAACGACAGGTGATCAAAAGAGAGTCCTCTCACCATCTGATGCTTTTTCAAATGGTGCCACTTATCTTGTGATGGGAAGGTCTCTGACGAAATCTAAAAATCTAAAAGAGAGAATTCTTGAGTTAGAAAGTATTAAATAACTTTTCCAAAAAATTTCCAAAAATATGCCCACTTTCGTGGGCATAGAAATACTTAACCTCTCCTTTTAAATCAATACCTTAGTGGAAAGACTAACTAAATTCCTCTTATTCACCGATACTACAAAGAGAGTATTATAAGGATAATAGAAATGAGAGAATTATTAGTAATTTTATTTTGCCTGACAAGTATAAGTACGCTGGCAAATCCTAATGAAGAGCTACTGGCCCAAAAAGGTGTGAGCTGTTTAAAAGATCAATACTCAATTTTTGATGGAAATAATCTTCAAAACATTAGTGACAAAGTAAATTGTAGAGAGAAAGTATCAATAACAAAAGACAATAAAATTTCTAATCTAGATTGTCCCGACAACACAATCTTTGAAGCCTTTCTTACTACCAATAATCCATCTTCAAGAAAGATGAATACTTGCCTTAGAAGTAATCGTAATAATTCCCCTGAGCTATTTGAAAATGTAAACTGCGATTGCGTAGAGGAATCTCTAAAGAATGACTACAAAGACGATTTCAATAAGAAGACTAAAGAATTTAAAGATGATCTAAGAGCAAGAATGCAAAAGAATATAGGTGAAAGAATAAAGAAGAAAGTTGACTACATAAGAAATAGTGAAATTCTTCTCTCTGGAAACAGTGCGAGAAGCTGCTTCGACGGAGGAATGTTCAAGCACCGATTTCAAAGGCTCACCGAGCTCTACAATTGTGGAGGAAACTCAAAGAAGGCAATTGAGAGAATCCAAGGAATATTTGGAGAAAGCTTCAATGTATCAGCAAATCCAAATAGTCTAGATGAATCAATTTCAAATTTAATTAAAGGGATTCAAGACTCGACTTCAAGTGGAAGTGGAATAGCCTCAAACACTAATTCATGTTTTCAAGATTCAAAAGAGATGCAGCGAAAATATCTAGCGATGAAATATGATGATAGAATGGTGAATTTAAAAGCATCATTTGGAGATTTCATTAAAAATAGAAATCTTCACTCTCCAACACTTCACCAAGACTTTAATAAATATATTAAAGAAAAGAATATTGACCTACACCCTATTATTAGATCTTTGGCCAAGAATAATCTATCAAGCTTTCTTGCAGAAATTGATAACGATAGATCAGGAAAAGAGCTTACTCTTAATCAGCTTATGAATGGCCCTAGAAAGAATGAATGGCTAAGAAACTTAGCTCTTGCTAACCGTAATACATGTATAACTATTGCTGATGAATTAGCACAAACCG
This window harbors:
- the pyrF gene encoding orotidine-5'-phosphate decarboxylase: MSSMKNIFVALDDMNREEIFHFLDSSAGSISSVKMGLEIFNLYGREFVKEINSKYGVDIFLDLKLHDIPNTVSKAIKSLEGLPIKFLTIHLSGGLNMIKSSIESRDQYLPNCKVLGVSILTSLDENDIESIWGVRDSKDLFFKLFSLANLAGADGVVCSPNELNILNELDHNLISMCPGIRFQDEIDQQTTGDQKRVLSPSDAFSNGATYLVMGRSLTKSKNLKERILELESIK